From the genome of Candidatus Nitrosocosmicus oleophilus, one region includes:
- a CDS encoding Rieske 2Fe-2S domain-containing protein, translated as MGEGFVRVADTKDIAPSQMKEVQVDGESICIVNINGNYYAIGSICTHEGGPIADGTINGFEVECPWHNSKFDVRTGEVTSPPANEPEPVYEVKIEGNSVFIKLQGKSTLSPQSELKLLEKIKVEGTDVMSFKFSKQDNQKKEDNTPLLSDYTAGQFAFFEISDVKNDPKGPIRHFTISSSPTENFIMFTTRIRGSPYKKRLSTLEDGTKVKVRGPEGQFVLHDDYSKQAVFLSGGIGVTPFRSMIKYATDKQLPLKIVMFDSNRDPDGILFKKEFDDWTNLNQNLKIIYTVSEDKHDENQSIVRNGWKGEYGRINKAMILKYLDNTMINNSIFYICGPPSMLKAMQSLLQEELDISKEKIKLEEFTGY; from the coding sequence ATGGGGGAAGGTTTCGTTAGGGTTGCTGACACTAAGGACATAGCGCCATCACAAATGAAAGAAGTTCAAGTTGACGGTGAAAGTATATGTATTGTTAATATTAATGGAAATTACTACGCCATTGGTAGTATTTGTACCCATGAAGGGGGCCCTATAGCAGATGGTACTATCAATGGATTTGAAGTTGAATGTCCTTGGCATAATTCCAAATTTGATGTAAGGACGGGAGAAGTAACAAGTCCACCAGCAAATGAACCAGAACCTGTCTATGAAGTAAAAATAGAAGGTAATAGCGTATTTATTAAGTTACAAGGTAAAAGTACCTTATCTCCTCAATCTGAGCTAAAATTATTAGAAAAAATCAAAGTGGAGGGAACCGATGTAATGTCTTTTAAGTTTAGTAAACAGGATAATCAAAAAAAAGAGGACAACACACCATTATTGTCCGACTATACTGCAGGTCAATTTGCCTTTTTTGAAATAAGCGATGTCAAAAATGATCCCAAAGGTCCCATAAGGCATTTTACCATTTCATCCTCTCCAACGGAGAACTTTATAATGTTCACAACAAGGATAAGGGGTTCTCCATACAAAAAGAGGCTTTCTACATTAGAGGATGGGACCAAAGTCAAGGTTAGAGGTCCTGAGGGACAATTTGTGTTACATGATGATTATTCAAAACAGGCTGTGTTTCTTTCCGGAGGAATAGGTGTTACTCCATTTAGAAGTATGATAAAGTATGCTACTGATAAACAACTGCCACTAAAAATAGTGATGTTTGATTCAAATAGGGATCCGGATGGAATCCTTTTTAAAAAAGAGTTTGATGATTGGACTAACTTAAACCAGAATTTGAAGATCATTTATACTGTTAGTGAAGACAAACATGATGAGAATCAATCAATTGTTAGAAATGGTTGGAAAGGGGAGTACGGAAGAATAAATAAAGCAATGATTTTAAAATATCTCGACAATACTATGATAAATAATTCAATATTTTATATTTGCGGTCCTCCAAGCATGTTGAAAGCTATGCAATCATTGTTGCAGGAAGAATTAGATATTTCAAAAGAAAAAATCAAATTAGAAGAGTTTACGGGCTATTGA
- a CDS encoding GNAT family N-acetyltransferase, producing MTSVEITKASFEDLKTILVLQKQAFLSEADIYNDFDISPPLLQTLEELTKEFSESIILKAVLGDFIVGSVRGFQVDETVFIKRLIVNPNYQNQGIGTKLMKSIEDSFKNNKRYELFTGHKSERIYICTKRLDTKNLSEYQFMRI from the coding sequence ATGACCTCGGTCGAAATTACAAAGGCTTCTTTTGAGGATCTCAAAACTATATTAGTATTGCAAAAACAAGCCTTTTTGAGTGAAGCAGATATATACAATGATTTCGATATTTCTCCTCCTTTACTTCAAACATTAGAAGAATTAACAAAAGAGTTTTCAGAATCAATAATTCTTAAAGCAGTATTAGGAGATTTTATAGTTGGATCGGTTAGAGGGTTTCAGGTGGATGAAACTGTATTTATCAAAAGATTGATTGTTAATCCTAATTATCAAAATCAAGGCATAGGAACAAAGCTTATGAAATCAATTGAAGATTCTTTTAAAAATAATAAAAGATATGAATTGTTTACAGGTCATAAAAGTGAGAGGATTTACATCTGTACCAAAAGATTGGATACAAAGAATTTAAGCGAATACCAATTCATGAGAATCTAA
- a CDS encoding magnesium transporter CorA family protein has protein sequence MQQTIFYFNQKEMIEEKNDLNVDLKTNHNLWIDITDPTDEDIRDLEKKFSLNKKALDRVIQKSKKPVVKETEHDSKFTILLDLKFNNLQHLESSPLYFFVGDKWLITIHSNKIDLVTKVKTILADRKTILESSIDALYYSIISYIIEDYEELLTAIELKVFDIEKDAQYRPSKRVLTYLDTLSRQVIILRRYFWDARNIINYHTTMEKDKDDIKYIQIVFNNVNQLIEMIQSYQDTINSTRELFASSISLQINETMRVLTIFSAIVLPLSLLIGVLGLQGFDLNNLATIPKYLGFLVIVMLAITVVSLLVFWKKKWIFSYDKEIKTNQDNKR, from the coding sequence GTGCAACAAACTATCTTCTATTTTAATCAAAAAGAAATGATAGAAGAGAAAAATGATTTGAATGTAGATCTAAAAACCAACCATAATCTTTGGATCGACATAACAGATCCTACAGATGAAGATATTAGAGATTTAGAAAAGAAGTTTTCACTAAACAAAAAAGCATTAGATCGAGTTATACAAAAATCAAAAAAACCAGTTGTAAAAGAAACAGAGCATGATAGTAAGTTCACTATTCTACTAGACCTCAAATTTAATAATTTACAACATCTTGAATCTTCTCCACTATACTTTTTTGTAGGAGATAAATGGCTGATCACAATTCATTCAAATAAAATAGATTTGGTAACTAAAGTAAAAACGATTCTCGCAGATAGAAAAACAATTTTGGAATCTTCAATCGATGCCCTTTATTACAGTATAATTTCCTATATCATAGAGGACTATGAAGAGCTTTTGACCGCAATCGAGCTCAAAGTATTTGACATAGAAAAAGACGCACAATATAGACCATCCAAACGAGTACTCACTTATTTGGATACATTGTCTCGGCAGGTTATCATACTTAGACGATATTTTTGGGATGCTAGAAATATAATCAACTATCATACCACTATGGAAAAAGACAAAGATGACATAAAATATATTCAAATCGTGTTCAATAATGTTAATCAGCTCATAGAAATGATTCAATCTTATCAGGATACAATAAATTCTACAAGAGAACTATTCGCTAGTAGTATATCTTTGCAGATAAACGAAACAATGCGAGTGTTGACTATCTTTTCTGCCATCGTATTACCTCTTTCACTTTTGATAGGTGTATTAGGCTTACAGGGATTTGATTTAAACAACCTAGCCACAATACCAAAATATCTTGGCTTTTTGGTAATAGTTATGCTAGCCATAACTGTAGTATCGTTACTGGTATTTTGGAAAAAAAAATGGATATTTTCATACGATAAAGAAATCAAAACAAATCAAGATAATAAAAGGTAA
- a CDS encoding diacylglycerol/lipid kinase family protein — MTKKSIVIVNPNSSGGQTGKNWDSLHAVLKKYFGEDIEYIFTKKADDGTILTREYLEKGYNNIIPIGGDGMINEVANGFFKIRIDKGFNLENIKDNKNSSKFVHLDVTNSEAILTVLPGGTRNILVKSLGLPSEIEECCKTVTSTDNFKKIDVITAVIHNRNDDKDKDYVSRIILNAAEIGVSAEIINRSKMVRDRISSRLLSTITGVLATLPTYQSNVCELIEYFNDTGNTNIKTLLTKMTMAMVSNGSIMGGGFNAATRAEMNDGLLDTVIVKNSGGFKILEKLVDIKRGEDSITNQDEIYYGQSQAIALLSDLENNITVSVDGEPIGILPSYFKVFPLSINIKE, encoded by the coding sequence ATGACCAAAAAGTCCATAGTCATAGTAAATCCAAATTCAAGTGGAGGTCAAACGGGAAAAAATTGGGATTCCTTGCATGCTGTTTTAAAAAAATATTTCGGAGAAGACATCGAATACATATTTACAAAGAAAGCCGATGATGGAACCATTCTAACACGAGAATATCTTGAAAAAGGTTATAACAATATAATTCCAATCGGAGGAGATGGGATGATAAATGAAGTTGCTAATGGATTTTTCAAAATAAGGATCGATAAAGGCTTTAACTTAGAGAACATCAAAGATAACAAGAATTCGTCCAAATTTGTTCATCTGGATGTTACTAATTCAGAAGCAATATTAACAGTTCTTCCTGGTGGAACTAGAAATATTTTGGTAAAGTCGTTGGGATTGCCCTCAGAAATTGAAGAATGCTGTAAGACTGTGACTTCTACGGATAACTTCAAGAAAATCGACGTTATCACAGCAGTTATCCACAATAGGAACGATGATAAAGATAAAGATTACGTTAGTCGTATTATTTTAAATGCAGCTGAAATAGGAGTTAGTGCGGAAATAATAAATAGGTCTAAAATGGTTAGAGACAGAATCAGCAGTCGTCTGCTATCCACCATTACAGGAGTACTTGCAACATTACCAACCTATCAAAGCAATGTTTGTGAATTGATTGAATACTTTAACGATACCGGTAATACAAATATCAAAACGCTTTTGACCAAGATGACGATGGCAATGGTATCAAACGGTAGTATTATGGGAGGAGGTTTTAATGCAGCAACAAGAGCTGAAATGAATGATGGATTGCTAGATACCGTTATAGTAAAAAATTCAGGTGGTTTCAAAATACTAGAAAAACTTGTGGATATAAAAAGGGGTGAAGATTCTATTACCAATCAAGACGAGATCTATTATGGTCAATCACAGGCTATAGCATTGTTATCTGACCTTGAAAATAACATTACAGTATCTGTAGATGGAGAGCCAATTGGTATTTTACCATCTTATTTCAAAGTTTTTCCATTGAGCATAAACATTAAGGAATAG
- a CDS encoding M23 family metallopeptidase — protein MTKNKYVVPIPMEMLQRIDRSSSPAHIGKLRNAVDFVTPIGTPVLAAAEGIVTQINDDFYVGGPDASYWFFTNFITIRHSNGEFSRYDHLDYQSSKVKLNQKVLAGDEISKVGMTGYTYIPHLHFQVYVYTGYNIWTDFETIEIKDFKNIL, from the coding sequence ATGACTAAAAACAAGTACGTGGTCCCTATACCCATGGAGATGTTACAAAGAATAGATAGATCATCTTCTCCTGCTCATATTGGTAAGCTACGAAATGCTGTGGATTTTGTTACCCCTATAGGTACACCTGTTCTTGCCGCAGCGGAAGGCATAGTAACTCAAATCAACGATGATTTTTATGTTGGGGGACCTGATGCTTCTTATTGGTTTTTCACTAATTTTATTACTATTAGACATTCAAATGGAGAATTTTCTAGATATGACCACCTTGATTACCAGAGCTCCAAGGTCAAATTAAATCAAAAGGTTCTTGCCGGCGACGAGATATCCAAAGTTGGAATGACCGGGTATACCTATATTCCACATCTACACTTTCAAGTATATGTGTACACGGGATATAATATTTGGACTGATTTTGAAACAATAGAGATTAAAGATTTTAAAAATATATTATAA